A single Penaeus chinensis breed Huanghai No. 1 chromosome 7, ASM1920278v2, whole genome shotgun sequence DNA region contains:
- the LOC125027303 gene encoding uncharacterized protein LOC125027303, which translates to MAVPRVYARVVKKASLSFVFCMLLLLSIAAYSRRHSALVSSHSDASLLVSSSLGVMSEQFTSSVPSSFSSVPSNSSLSSSAPPLFVVAPISNPKMAVHRKREFDEGKQETKTTQDQRKRDAPRNIPHSTSTQLNGEREEGGAIRRSDPSSASIPAANLKNRTKLVLETTRKSKYLWPGDAQCSQFKVNFAAAASLSPCALASYPGSGNTWTRYLLEAASGVFTGSIYRDHQLYLHGYYGELDDHAAGTTIAQKTHDCGPTHVKAFRGTAVLLLRNPYRAILSFHNYLFGGHTGYAPLANYRRKDWGAFVKLQAKAWLEMAVNWTTQAEAGRLRVLHYEELKEDPIPLLEDVLRFRGLDVDPLRLKCLKSHANQKFKRREEFVMAGLEIFSHEDRDKIDRAIRYVDYLLKLHNQRPVPLHLYEFYNGTDSSKMTVVPCKEGETKLQCENRVDMMNKYNRKATKKGSEEKEKTGLERFVKTKVGGAVTGVFSSLLKIFSQDPLDATLQDPSNLKPLHLQQVAGAPVDARQLVMDFDPVKSIAKRGR; encoded by the exons ATGGCTGTACCGCGAGTATATGCAAGGGTAGTCAAGAAGGCAAGTCTATCATTTGTTTTCTgtatgcttcttcttctctccatcgccGCTTATTCCCGTCGTCATTCTGCGCTTGTCTCTTCCCATTCCGATGCCTCGCTTTTAGTTTCTTCGTCCTTAGGTGTCATGTCTGAACAGTTTACTAGTTCTgtgccttcttccttttcttctgttccttccaattcctctctttcctcttctgctcctcctctcttcgttGTCGCTCCAATAAGCAACCCTAAAATGGCAGttcatagaaaacgagaattcGACGAAGGAAAACAGGAAACGAAGACAACACAAgaccaaagaaaacgggatgctCCAAGAAACATTCCCCATTCAACTTCAACGCAGCTGAATGgggaacgggaggagggaggagctatCCGGCGTTCCGACCCCTCTTCCGCCTCCATTCCTGCCGCTAATCTGAAAAACAG aaCGAAGCTCGTCCTCGAAACAACGAGGAAAAGCAAATACCTCTGGCCGGGAGACGCGCAGTGTAGCCAATTCAAGGTAAacttcgccgccgccgcctcgcttTCTCCGTGCGCTCTCGCTTCTTACCCTGGTTCTGGCAACACCTGGACCCGCTACCTGCTGGAGGCTGCCTCTGGCGTGTTTACTGGCTCTATTTACCGCGACCACCAGCTGTATCTGCACG GCTACTACGGAGAGCTGGACGACCATGCAGCCGGGACAACGATCGCGCAAAAAACCCACGACTGCGGACCGACTCACGTGAAGGCGTTTCGAGGCACGGCCGTCCTGCTGCTTCGAAATCCGTACCGAGCCATCCTTTCTTTCCACAATTACCTTTTCGGCGGACACACGGGCTATGCTCCCCTGGCTAACTATAGGAGGAAAG ACTGGGGCGCCTTCGTGAAGCTGCAGGCCAAGGCGTGGCTAGAGATGGCGGTCAACTGGACGACGCAGGCGGAGGCGGGTCGTCTTCGGGTCCTGCACTACGAGGAGCTGAAGGAGGACCCGATCCCGTTGCTCGAGGACGTCCTTCGCTTCCGTGGCCTCGACGTGGATCCACTGAGGCTGAAGTGCTTGAAG AGCCACGCCAACCAAAAGTTTAAGAGGCGCGAGGAGTTCGTAATGGCTGGGCTGGAGATATTTAGTCATGAGGACCGTGACAAg ATAGACCGAGCAATTCGCTACGTGGACTACCTCCTCAAACTACACAATCAGAGGCCAGTTCCTCTCCACCTCTACGAGTTCTACAATGGGACTGATTCCTCTAAA ATGACAGTGGTACCTTGCAAGGAAGGGGAGACTAAACTACAGTGTGAAAACAGGGTTGACATGATGAACAAGTACAA TCGCAAGGCAACGAAGAAGGgatcagaagaaaaggaaaagaccgGATTGGAGAG GTTCGTCAAAACGAAAGTGGGTGGAGCAGTCACCGGCGTCTTCTCAAGCCTCTTGAAGATATTTTCCCAAGACCCACTAGATGCCACCTTACAGGACCCCTCTAACTTAAAGCCCCTCCACCTCCAGCAAGTGGCAGGAGCTCCAGTGGACGCGAGGCAGCTCGTAATGGATTTCGATCCGGTC